ACCACAGACAACGACGAGGATGGGCGAACGCGTGGGCGAGGCGGCAGACATTCAGGGAACCGGTCCCTCACCTGCCCGCCGCTGGCTGCGGCGCACCATCACGGTCGCCGTCGGCGCGCCGCTCCTCGCTGGTCTGCTCCAGGCCCCGACCGCCTCACCGGCGGACGCCGCGGAGGAAGCCACCGTCTCGAAGACCGTCGATGTGTCTCTCGACACGCTGTCCCCGAGCGCCCCGGTGGACGGTGACACCGTCACCGTCTCGGGGACGGTCACCAACCGGGGAAAGAAGACGATCACCGACGCGACCGTGGATCTGCGGGTCGGCCCGATGATGACGAGCCGCAGCGAGATCGACCAGGCGTCGGACCGCACCGGCTACCGGAGCGACAGCGACCCCGCTCCGCTCGACGAGTCCCCCACCGTCAAGATCCCCCGCCTCGGCGCCGGGCTCAGCGCGGACTTCTCCCTCTCGGTCCCGGTCTCCGAACTCGGTCTCGACGAGTTCGGCGTCTACCAGCTGGGCGTCTCGCTCACCGGCCAGACCTCGGACCTGCGCTACGACCGGGTGCTCGGCATCGAGCGGACCTTCCTGCCTTACCAGCCGGAAGCCACCGAGAAGAAGACCCAGCTCACCTACCTCTGGCCGCTGATCTCCTCGGCCCACGTCTCCGCGGAGACGGCCACGGACGATCAGCAGACCCCGGTCTTCGAGGACGACGCCCTGGCCGCCGAGCTGCGTCCGGGCGGCCGTCTGGAGCAGATGGTCTCGCTCGGCAAGGACCTGCCGGTGACCTGGGTGATCGACCCGGATCTGCTGGCCACCGTCGACGCCATGGCCAACGGCTACCGCGTCAAGGACGGCACGGTCCACGTCCCGGGCAAGAACAAGGCCGTGGCCGAGCAGTGGCTGAACGAGCTGGAGACAGCGGTGCAGGGCCGCAAGATCGTCGCCCTGCCGTTCGCCGACCCCGACCTCGCTTCCCTGGCCCATCGCGGCAAGGACGTCCCGGGCTCCCTGGGACACCTCCAGTCGGCGACCTCGCTCGCGGCGATGACCGTCGAGACCGTCCTCCACGCCCAGCCTTCCACCGACTTCTCCTGGCCCGTGGAAGGGGCCGTCGACCCCTCGATCGTGGCCGTCGCCACCTCTGCCGGCGCGAACAAGGTGATCGCCCGCAGCGACAGCGTCCGCGACGACCTCCCCTACACGCCGACGGCGGCCCGCCCCCTCGGCAACGGCAGCACCACGGCCGTGGTGAGCGACGAGCTCCTGTCCACCGCCTTCGAGGGCGACATGGTCCGCGCGGAGAAGTCCACCCTCGCGGTCCAGGAGTTCCTCGCGCAGTCGCTCGCGATCACCC
The sequence above is a segment of the Streptomyces sp. NBC_01255 genome. Coding sequences within it:
- a CDS encoding DUF6049 family protein, whose product is MGEAADIQGTGPSPARRWLRRTITVAVGAPLLAGLLQAPTASPADAAEEATVSKTVDVSLDTLSPSAPVDGDTVTVSGTVTNRGKKTITDATVDLRVGPMMTSRSEIDQASDRTGYRSDSDPAPLDESPTVKIPRLGAGLSADFSLSVPVSELGLDEFGVYQLGVSLTGQTSDLRYDRVLGIERTFLPYQPEATEKKTQLTYLWPLISSAHVSAETATDDQQTPVFEDDALAAELRPGGRLEQMVSLGKDLPVTWVIDPDLLATVDAMANGYRVKDGTVHVPGKNKAVAEQWLNELETAVQGRKIVALPFADPDLASLAHRGKDVPGSLGHLQSATSLAAMTVETVLHAQPSTDFSWPVEGAVDPSIVAVATSAGANKVIARSDSVRDDLPYTPTAARPLGNGSTTAVVSDELLSTAFEGDMVRAEKSTLAVQEFLAQSLAITLEQPEQQRSVVVAPQRVPTVSQAQTMANAIRGLSAKRWSNPIELQAAAAAKPDPDASTTVPSGSRYPKQLRDRELPVQTFRDMKTTRDELDDFKIVLTLPDRVVTPFGNAISREMSTSWRGQARAAAVYRNDVLKYLQDLTEGIQLVDKSDLTLSGRSATIPVTVQNKLLQGVDDLVLRLTSGNGNRLELNGRRYAELPVKINAGHSQSVKFDASANVNGQVPMTAQLYTVDGTPYGQPMTFNVKVSEITATVMLVIAGGVLLLVLAGVRMYSQRKRVAARKAETEADEAEAEESGTEAEESEAGTETEPAPETEDVEGGEPEQPSDPTPDTGSESGDPSGPGEKVDR